TTTGCACAAAATTAGAATCTTGATAACCTttttcttgagagagagagagggtgtgGGGTTGAAAACTTTTATTCACTAAATCAAACCGCTTCCTGTTGCTAATGAATGAGTGGTTGGTGTTAGTTAAccaaattattgtttttttttttattctttctttcttacaaCAAAGGGGGGAAGAGGGGTGCGGACTCAAGTTCTCCACGTGTTAGACCATTGAGCCACAAGCTCTTTCTAAACAAATCATAGATTAGCTTGATTTTGAAGTTGCATTGTTCAATAGACACCATAAAGATTTGTCCATACTTACACTACTACTTCTAGTTGGGCATTAAGTTAGTCTACTAGAGCATTTAAAATGAGCTCAACAAACCCCTTCTCTCCAAATTTTGGTGAGAAAAACTCACTTTTTCGGCTCCTATGAGCTCGCAACTACCTCAACAGATTTTTTTCATTGCTACAACACTAAACAACATTGTGGTGGCAGCTTTGATGTTGTTTGGGAGATTGACTATTCAATCTAGGCAGGTAGTGGGGGTTCATTGAGTGGGTTCACTCAGGTCAGATGGGTTTATTAATGGGCTCCGGTTTAGGCTTCTAGCAAGCTTGGCCGTGGGTGGTTGCTGTGGGTTGAAGAAGGTGTTGTGGTTGGGGGTGGTGGGGGAATAGACTTACTCATATTTTAGGATTGTGGCATGGTTTTTGAAAACTAATAATGACGTAGGACAAATTGGAGAATTTGTCTACATGTGTTTTGTTGTGGGTCAAGGTTTAGGGGAATTTATAGATTTATGgggtttagaaaattttaacaaaatggtTAGTGTTAGGaatttgtaaggaaaaaaattgatttaaagttgaaaagaggtgtgagaaacaaaattgaatttgtccACAATATGTTAATAGTATCTTGAACAATGACAAAATATCAAGTTCTTCTccaatttcttcaaaaactaAGACAAAAAGTTTATGATTGTGACATggttttttaaaagtaataattatgtAGGACATATTGTATAATTTGTCCACGTGTTTGTGAGGAATTAAGGTTTAGGGGAATTTATAGATTTAGGGTTTAGAACATTTTAAGATAATGGTTAGGGTTAGGATTTTGTTgggaagagaaaatatttggtttAGAGTTGAACATAtaggtgaagaaaaaaaatttaattagccATAATTTATGAACAGTACCCGTGAATAGTACTGTAAATAGTgacaaaatatcaaattatttctTAAAGATAAATTTAAGTAGCTTTATCAATCCAAAACCAAGAGTACTGACCTACTTAATCATGTTTAGGATTGTGACAAGGTTTTTAAAAGCAATAATAACATAGGACGAATTGGAGAATTTGTCTACATATGTTTGTAATGTGTTAAAATTTAGGGAAATAGATTTAGTGTTTGAAACGTAAAGAATGGTCAAGATTAagattttatagtaaaaataaaagatttgatTTGAAAAGAGATGAAAGGAACTAAAAATGTTAATTTATCTGCAATCTGTGAACAGCACTTGTGAATAGTATCGTAAACAGTAACAAAATATCAAAGAGAAGCAAAAAGCAtaacaaaaaaggaagaaagaacaATAAGATCAATATTCCTATATGCATAGAACACTCAATACTTTATTATCAAACATCTTCTTGTTTAAGAACAATAGCAAATCATAAATCCTAAATCTTAACTTCTCCTAATGGAGTTAAGAATCTTAATTTGACTAGTTAATCAAACCCTAGCTTAACCAAGCCAAAGTCCACATATAAACACTCATAAACTAATTAAGATTGCCttatcaattaataaaataaaacctaaggTCAACATCTATGGCTCATGCCCAACAATACAAAATTACTTAATAACCTAATTTCTagaataatcaaataaaatataaaaaatttattatagtcTTATTCTTTAACTTTGCCTCATCTTAGACTTACAAGGAAGATATTATTTCTCTAACCACACTCTGGTTAtgccatcaaataaattttttactgGGGAACACAGTTAATGAGGATTGTATTATAACACTAATATCCCACTAATAGgcttttattttggataaaacttaTATACAGTACCTTAAATGTTGTTCCTTAAATTCTCctcttaagattctgtcatgtgACTAcctaactaaaaaatacacttccatctcaTATGAAAAAAAGTCACATAGCAAAATCTTAAGTATAGAACTTAAAGAATAACacttaagtactgtacctaaatcttgtctttttcattttataatgaaaaatattaaaactacTATAAATTATACTATAAAAAACTACAAGCTAATGTGAGATTGAATGTGATTTGTGTCATTGCAATAAGATTGTAAATGATTGTTTAACTTCTTTTTGTCATTAGTGACACATTTGtaagacatatatatatagtaaaatttgcaTGTATGCTTAGCATCTCTCTTTCATAATATTTGAAACCCTAACAACCTCAAGCTTCccttgtattcattttttttttttttgggttaaaatccTTGTATTCATtaagataaagaaaaatattatattcgTATTATAATAGTTCGTACTCTCTTAGCATACTTTTATAATCAGTCTTTCTCAGAAAATCTACCCACTTAGTATAATAGTACAAAGAGTTTAAGGTTTTGAGTACGCCAGCTGAAATCATAGAAAAACTAATAAATGTGTATAAGCAATGAACTCTGATGgaacaaaaaaggaaagggTTTTGAATTGCTCAAATACTACATCTTAAGCATGAGAAATAAAATTGATTGCAGACTGCAAAGAGAGATCTATTCTATGGGCAGGCCATAGAAATAATTTCGATGAGAAATTTTTTCACTTGGGGAGCCCCTATGTTGGTAAAAACACACAGAGCAACATTTAAGCCCCATGAAGAAGACTGAAAGTCATTCATGAACAGGTTTCATATCTTATTGATATAGCAGTATGACTTACTGAGTTAAATCTCCTTGTTTGTGAGGTCATCACGTTTGTGAGGTCATCACGTTTTTATATAAAGGATTCCCagtaaatgaaatattttcctcgtatcaagaaaatataaaaatttccatTTCCCTTTTGGCTttataatatagaaaaaatttaggattGCAAACCCATAAGCTAAGAAAATTTTTGCCATTGGGGTTGCTATAAAAACTTTAGAGAAAAGATTTATGCAGAACCCCCTAAAAATTGGTGAGAAAAGGTGAAATATTGAGGGAAATTTATTAGGTATGCATGGTATCTATAGTACATTGACTAGTGCTCCAAATTAACTTTTTCACGtgaaattttgagtttatttcatattttttatatttagtagtatgtttttattaaaatgaaatatcATATTATTGAATTCTAAGATTGCTTAataattactaaaaattgatGTCAAGAGTTTTATAACTCACTGGTCTTCTCTTATAAAAAGAGGACTCTGTTTCAAATCTTTCCTCCCCACTTATTGTAACaaatatgtttctttttttttttaaagaaatacaTGAGATTGATATACATACTATGAAGTATTAATTAACCCAAATCCAATGGTTTGGATTAAGGTGGTGTCTAGAGCAAACCAAAGTCCACGCATTTCTTaccaccaattttttttttcttttttttgggggggggggggggggagagagagattgaaaaaCCCTCAACCATGATCATCAAGAAACCCTTAGAAATTTTGGTTTCATGTGAACCCAAACTTTCCAATTAAGCATTAATCTCCACATATAGTTCGCTAGTCATTGCTTTGTTACACAAACAAAACCAGTCCCCAAGTCATAAATTACTTAATCTAATTCTAAACATCTCATACAAGTtacatatatacaaaataaaactaCTTAGATTACTCCTTACTTGAGCAAAACTTGGGGTTTCTTTCCCTTGCTGAGCTTCACACCATATCTCTCCTCCATGTTTTTCCCCTCATCCATCAGAATGTGAAAGCATCTATGATGCATTTGGGTGTTCGCAATAGATTTAGAGGATGGAATGGTATTTGATGTCATTTGAAATGCTCAAAGGTTTTAGGGGTAGAAAACTTTTTTAAGAAGACCTGCACTGACATAAATATTAGGAACTTCATTAGAAACCAATAATGTTGTTATTATATACATCATGTGCAATGTCTATTTCACACACCCAATTATACATACTGGAACACACAAATGCCATATGATagataaattgtaaaaaatagaCATAAGTGAAATTAGTAAAGAGTAAGTGCACGCCACATTGGCGCATGTACTTTATGCGTCCTAGGATGTCTGTTATAGTCATTCTCCTATACACCATATCTAAACAAGAAAGACTTAAGGACATTAAAAACAGTACAAAAATCTGAGAAGTACAAACAATTATTTGAACAAGGGTGCACAGCCCCTTTTCAAATTTCTATTAGCATATTAGCTAAACCCCTCAGGCCTCAATCAATATGATTCTATGAAGAAATTAAGAcatttcatattttcaaataaagaaTCTCTAAGGTTCACTTAAGCATTGATGACTAGCATAAACACGTCCCAAGTCAGAAAACTTCTACAAAAGACCACAAAATGCCACAAATCTTACCTGCTGAAAAAGTTGCATCCATCTGTACTTTTTTGAAGAGCTGAAGCTCTTGCTTGCTTGAGCTAAACTTGTTGGTTCTTTCCCTTATTGAGCTTCACACCATATTTCTCCCACAATTTCTCCTCTTCATTTTGAAAGCAGCTACGGTGGACCTCATTAGTGCCTACATTGGAACTTGAAGGTGGAAGGCCCTCATCCATTAGCTGAAGTCCCATGCTCTCAGGCCTATGTTTGGGAATTTCCTGACCTTGATAGGAATTAAGTAGCTGAAAATAACTACTGCTTGttgtcaaatccaaatcctCTTTGCTCTTCTTGTTACACTCCATTGTCTTGTTATAATAGATGCTGATACTTTCCCATTTTTCTTTACAAGCAACCATACTTCTATCATACCCCAAAGACCCCATTTTTGCAGCTATCTCCTCCCAAAGACCTTCCTCCAAATACCCACTTTCTTGGAATCGAAGTTCCAAGCTAGTTCTTAGTTGTATTAAACTTGAAACCTCCATTTCAGTCCACCTGTTATTGTTAATAGTTTCAACCTGGTTTTCTTCATGGCTTTGTGTTTCTACAGCCATTGGTGATACAGCTAATCCTTTCCCTATGAATTTCTTTAAAGCCTCCATTAATGCTGCATCTCTAGCTTCAACCCATGCTCTCTCTTTAGCCCAAAGTTCATGTACTTCTTGATCAAACCGAGCTGCCTCTTGTTTCCTCCACTGTTCCTCTTTAGACaccctctcttcctctctattttcaATAGTCTTCAACATCCTATCCATCCAAGCCTCTTGTGTGTCCATTATCTTTCTCATTTGTGAGTCCACAAACTCCTCAACCTTTGCTTTCCAGCTCTTCTTAGCCCTTTGGTAACTTTGTCTCTCATTCATCACTTTCTGCTTCTCCATTGATTGATTCATCATGAATGCAATGGCGGAAAGatcatcatcattattgttTTCCGAGGAGGAAGTCTCAAATTCAGATGAGTTAGAGAAAGTACTAAGGCTCTCAGTACATAGCCTTTGGTTCTGAACAACTTCTTGATTTTCTTGTTGAATTACATTGTTTCGAGTGCTCTGATGATAAGGAAGGCTGCTTGAAACTGAGGCATGATTATTGCTTGCTTCTCCATAGATTGCTTCCAGCTGCCGAAAGAACCTATAGTGCTTCCCATCTTGTCTTCCAGCTTTACCTTCTTTAGTTTTCTTGTAGTACTTGTACAAGTTCTCAAATTTCTCTTTACATTTCTTCCCACTCCTCTGGTATCCATGTTCCTCAGCCATTATCCTGAATCAAACTAATTTAGATCAAAACAAATAGGGGGTAATTTTCAACATATGATGGTGTAcgtaatatattaaataaataataatttaacctAGTACTAGTTATTTCCTAGAGATTTCTAACAATAAGGCcatgtaatatttattaaagaAGATTCCAAGTAATATTTCTTGGTTGagcattttttattaatatttgagttgtataaaataataagaacattccTCCTAATTAAAAATCTGTATAATAAATACTTTTATTCGATATTAACTAGATTCGATTGCCCTAATTGAGCAAGGAGAGGTTACTGAACTATAATACAAAGATTGGGTTTCGGAGAGAGAGATTCTTGGACTGGTCACATGTACACTATCACACAAAACCAGTATATGGGTACTTAAACATCAAGGAGTCAGGCCAAATTTCTTAGACATAACCAGAAAAAAAtcagggggaaaaaagaaacaacctGGGTCTCTCAGTTAACTTCAATGGCTTGTCATTCTCAAGCACTAAACTCAAGCAAAAacacataattttttctttaaagcttgtcactttttttacaaaaatagcAGAAGAACAGAAAGATATCAAGAAAACGCTATAGGGTTTCTTAATCAAGCATCACCCagtttgaaaaaagaaaaacaaaatactgaaaagaaaaacaaaaccgaaaaaaaaaaaggaaagaaaagaatggtGCAGTTAGTACTTAGTAGAGAGATGGATATACCTAGAGACTTCATCCCACAAAGGTCCTTTCTGATTAGTCTCTTTGAACTTGGAATCAAGACGAGATCTGATCTCAAGAAGAGTAAGAGTTTCTTGCCTTGGCCATCTAGTATTTCCAATAGCATCATATCCCATCCATCCACTCTCTATTTGCGAACCACAAAGTGTAGTAGTAGCAGCTGAACTTGTTGTAGTAGTAATAGTGGCTGTGTTGTTGGGAGTGGCAGCACCAGTAGTACTTGAATCATGACCAAACCCAACTTGAAGTCCACGAGGCAAAACCTCATGACCAACCATTATAGGCTCGTAGTGAAGCTGAGGAGGTGCTGCCACTATATTCCTTTGCAGAAAGAAAGGCTCAGTGGATTGTGTCATGCCCGGGAAATGAGTTCTTCCGGCCATGAATTGCCGGAGATCAGGCAGTCCGTACTGGTCTCCCATGTCAATTAATTACTACtgtttcagagagagagagagagagagagcgagagagaggtCTAGTACTTGTCTCTGCAGAAATATGAGCTTTTACTTAGGAGACAGGATCCGAGTCTACCGCATCATTCATCACTCTTTCATCACCTTTCATCACTTAAAAGTCTTTAAAACACACACATTCACACATTAGCATAAGCCTCTTACTATGTTGGTGgccaataaaaaatgatttctcttttttgtt
This genomic stretch from Quercus robur chromosome 4, dhQueRobu3.1, whole genome shotgun sequence harbors:
- the LOC126722911 gene encoding trihelix transcription factor PTL-like is translated as MGDQYGLPDLRQFMAGRTHFPGMTQSTEPFFLQRNIVAAPPQLHYEPIMVGHEVLPRGLQVGFGHDSSTTGAATPNNTATITTTTSSAATTTLCGSQIESGWMGYDAIGNTRWPRQETLTLLEIRSRLDSKFKETNQKGPLWDEVSRIMAEEHGYQRSGKKCKEKFENLYKYYKKTKEGKAGRQDGKHYRFFRQLEAIYGEASNNHASVSSSLPYHQSTRNNVIQQENQEVVQNQRLCTESLSTFSNSSEFETSSSENNNDDDLSAIAFMMNQSMEKQKVMNERQSYQRAKKSWKAKVEEFVDSQMRKIMDTQEAWMDRMLKTIENREEERVSKEEQWRKQEAARFDQEVHELWAKERAWVEARDAALMEALKKFIGKGLAVSPMAVETQSHEENQVETINNNRWTEMEVSSLIQLRTSLELRFQESGYLEEGLWEEIAAKMGSLGYDRSMVACKEKWESISIYYNKTMECNKKSKEDLDLTTSSSYFQLLNSYQGQEIPKHRPESMGLQLMDEGLPPSSSNVGTNEVHRSCFQNEEEKLWEKYGVKLNKGKNQQV